The following proteins are encoded in a genomic region of Cryptococcus gattii WM276 chromosome I, complete sequence:
- a CDS encoding Hypothetical Protein (Similar to TIGR gene model, INSD accession AAW45176.1) → MSPVQVTAELLATMPVGNCIQCLGSHPNHTLERKFEALQKGGWKHTEFSFAEYFQWVKQKEPNAVPNVDPETYGDAEAEAGEEEVWETLYQYASDAKALATKHKVKMWSLQCLGQVDSWPAGSRREIRGREKAVHWLELCSRLGLEFCQIGVNDHYDAVAPFEKTVKDLVWIADQAAARGVKVAYESWNFAPKNNQWEATWAVVQTANHPSLGLCIDTAQCALAPAYGFDPTSGRGFTPVAVQALLERLASLPRDKIFFVEISDVLAPRPALLCGSPFDQWHLDQGPGYRPGFTWCRCARVIPHIGRGTGKLVEGEQGLGAGRTADIVKAILSTGFNGPIFYECFEVAEQEKSDLSIPDELVQASVLSWERMSKAILS, encoded by the exons ATGTCGCCCGTACAAGTCACTGCCGAACTACTGGCGACGATGCCAGTCGGAAACTGCATCCAGTGTCTCGGATCACACCCAAACCATACGCTCGAGCGCAAGTTCGAAGCTTTGCAGAAAGGAGGATGGAAGCATACCGAGTTCTCATTTGCAGAATACTTCCAATGGGTGAAGCAGAAGGAGCCCAACGCCGT TCCCAACGTTGATCCCGAAACCTATGGAGATGCCGAGGCTGAAGCcggggaagaagaggtgTGGGAAACGCTTTACCAGTACGCATCTGATGCCAAGGCTTTGGCCACCAAGCATAAGGTGAAGATGTGGTCTCTGCAATGCCTCGGACAGGTTGACAGCTGGCCAGCGGGGAGCAGGAGGGAGATCCGAGGGCGGGAGAAGGCGGTACACTGGCTCGAATTGTGTTCTCGCTTAGGCCTTGAGTTCTGCCAG ATCGGTGTAAACGACCATTACGATGCGGTTGCGCCTTTCGAGAAGACTGTGAAGGACCTAGTTTGGATTGCCGACCAAGCGGCCGCACGAGGTGTCAAAGTCGCCTACGAATCCTGGAATTTTGCTCCGAAGAACAATCAGTGGGAGGCAACTTGGGCAGTTGTGCAGACCGCA AACCATCCCAGCCTCGGTCTATGTATCGACACCGCCCAATGCGCGTTGGCCCCCGCTTATGGTTTCGATCCTACTTCTGGACGCGGCTTCACCCCGGTCGCAGTGCAAGCATTGCTTGAGCGTCTCGCCTCACTGCCCCGTGACAAAATTTTTTTTGTGGAGATTTCGGACGTCCTCGCACCCCGACCTGCCCTTCTCTGCGGCAGCCCCTTCGATCAATGGCACCTCGACCAAGGTCCTGGTTACCGGCCCGGGTTTACATGGTGTCGATGTGCTAGGGTCATCCCTCACATTGGGAGGGGGACGGGCAAGCTCGTGGAGGGTGAACAGGGCCTGGGAGCTGGTAGGACTGCCGACATTGTTAAAGCAATTCTAAGCACTGGCTTCAACG GGCCGATTTTCTACGAATGCTTTGAGGTGGCCGAGCAGGAAAAGTCAGACCTCTCGATCCCTGACGAGCTAGTACAAGCGTCGGTTTTGTCGTGGGAGCGCATGAGCAAGGCCATTCTCAGTTGA
- a CDS encoding uncharacterized protein (Similar to TIGR gene model, INSD accession AAW46682.1): protein MTIEIPSFNRKARIGVMGVGRMGKRHAMNIAQFAPRAELVAVSDPYPEALEWAKANLPSTVKTYGSSEELINDPDVEGILIATETAYHAEYAIKVIEAGKHALIEKPISIDIELTKPVVAAAKKRPDLKVMVAFSRRFDASYQEAAKRIENGQLGPAYLIKSCTNDLYDPTGYFLNYAKKSGGIFMDCGIHDIDIGRYLLNVGNTDKLKNPAKQVTKVFATGLNTVYPELAELGDCDNALGVIEFENGSKMDIHLSRTSIHGHDVVCEVFGTKGKFVINAVPNISRVEIRDEHGVRTESHPSYYERFFEAFKTEVQTFSNCILDDTPVPTPPQDALEAAQIATALTHSFRTGNPVYFDDNGEPILK, encoded by the exons ATGACAATTGAAATCCCCTCGTTCAACAGGAAGGCCCGGATTGGTGTGATGGGCGTGGGCCGAATGGGCAAACGACATGCCATGAAT ATCGCCCAATTTGCCCCTAGGGCCGAACTTGTGGCCGTCTCCGATCCATATCCTGAGGCATTGGAATGGGCCAAGGCCAACCTGCCTTCCACAGTTAA GACATACGGTTCCTCTGAGGAATTGATCAACGACCCCGATGTTGAGGGCATCCTGATCGCCACTGAGACCGCCTATCACGCCGAGTACGCCATCAAGGTCATCGAAGCCGGCAAG CATGCACTTATTGAAAAGCCCATTTCCATAGATATCGAGCTTACCAAGCCGGTGGTGGCAGCTGCAAAGAAGCGTCCTGATCTCAAGGTTATGGTGGCTTTCTCGAGGAGAT TCGATGCGTCCTACCAAGAGGCTGCTAAGCGGATTGAGAATGGGCAACTCGGTCCTGCCTACCTCATCAAGTCTTGCACAAACGATCTCTATGACCCTACTGGCTACTTCTTGAACTACGCCAAGAAGTCCGGTGGTATTTTCATGGACTGCGGCATCCACGACATCGACATTGGCCGATACCTTTTGAACGTTGGCAACACAGATAAGCTCAAGAACCCTGCCAAGCAAGTTACCAAAGTCTTCGCAACAGGTCTGAACACTGTTTACCCCGAATTGGCAGAACTTGGGGATTGCGACAACGCTCTCGGCGTAATTGAGTTTGAAAATGGCTCCAAGATGGATATTCATCTCTCCAGGACTTCCATTCACGGACACGACGTCGTTTGTGAGGTTTTTGGGACTAAGGGCAAGTTTGTGATCAATGCC GTTCCCAACATCTCCCGCGTCGAGATCCGCGACGAACACGGCGTCCGAACGGAGTCTCA CCCCTCATACTATGAGCGATTTTTCGAAGCTTTTAAGACAGAAGTCCAAACCTTCTCAAACTGTATCTTGGACGACACAC CTGTTCCTACTCCCCCCCAGGACGCGCTCGAGGCCGCGCAGATCGCTACTGCGCTCACTCATTCATTCCGCACTGGTAACCCTGTCTACTTCGATGACAATGGAGAGCCTATTCTGAAGTAG